A portion of the Sandaracinobacteroides saxicola genome contains these proteins:
- a CDS encoding mandelate racemase/muconate lactonizing enzyme family protein, whose amino-acid sequence MKITAITPYLMQAGAPGETAWSAAGMSSAGSRHWCFVKVETDTGVHGIGEGSGWPKVVATAIADLATLLIGQDARDIDRLWHRMFVAQMGHGRTGVVGAGAIGAIDMALWDLNAKALGVPLHRLLGGRFRDRVRAYVHASSVETARDAVAQGFTAVKAGNPRDAQAKVAALRTALGPGIDIAVDLHGPPWLTAPDAIRLARALEPHDLLFLEEPVAPEDLDGLRRVRAATGLPLAAGERLSLLWGFRTLIGEGLVDIVQPDTGRVGGLTQLRKIAALAEAHFIQVAPHSGTLGPVAEFAAIHFLASIPNALIHERFLTDWPGRQAILTHSLETVDGHMLVPDRPGLGTDLLLDEIARHPPGTNIAADSAKHRGSYEAGTADEGLYTQPRRARAAFFTPE is encoded by the coding sequence ATGAAAATCACCGCCATTACCCCTTATCTGATGCAGGCCGGCGCGCCAGGCGAGACCGCGTGGAGCGCCGCCGGCATGAGTTCGGCGGGCAGCCGGCACTGGTGTTTCGTGAAGGTCGAGACCGACACCGGTGTTCACGGCATCGGTGAAGGCAGCGGCTGGCCCAAAGTCGTCGCAACCGCCATCGCCGACCTCGCCACCCTGCTGATCGGCCAGGATGCGCGCGACATCGATCGGCTGTGGCATCGCATGTTCGTGGCGCAGATGGGCCATGGCCGGACCGGCGTGGTCGGCGCCGGCGCCATCGGCGCGATCGACATGGCATTGTGGGACCTGAACGCCAAGGCGCTGGGCGTGCCGCTGCACCGCCTGCTGGGCGGCAGGTTCCGCGACCGCGTCCGGGCCTATGTGCATGCCAGCTCGGTCGAAACCGCGCGAGACGCCGTGGCACAAGGCTTCACCGCGGTGAAGGCCGGCAACCCGCGCGACGCGCAGGCCAAGGTCGCGGCGCTGCGCACGGCGCTCGGCCCCGGCATCGACATCGCGGTCGACCTGCACGGCCCGCCGTGGCTGACCGCGCCCGACGCCATCCGGCTCGCCCGCGCACTGGAACCCCATGACCTGCTGTTCCTGGAGGAACCGGTCGCACCCGAGGATCTCGACGGGTTGCGCCGCGTCCGCGCCGCGACCGGGCTGCCGCTGGCGGCCGGGGAGCGCCTGTCGCTGCTCTGGGGCTTCCGCACGCTGATCGGCGAAGGGCTGGTCGACATCGTCCAGCCCGACACCGGTCGCGTCGGCGGCCTCACCCAGTTGCGCAAGATCGCCGCGCTCGCCGAAGCGCATTTCATCCAGGTCGCCCCGCATTCGGGCACCTTGGGGCCGGTTGCCGAATTCGCGGCGATCCACTTCCTTGCCTCCATTCCCAACGCGCTGATCCATGAGCGCTTCCTGACCGACTGGCCGGGGCGGCAGGCGATCCTGACCCACAGCCTGGAAACGGTGGACGGCCACATGCTCGTCCCCGACCGGCCGGGTCTCGGCACGGACCTCCTGCTGGACGAGATCGCCCGGCATCCACCCGGCACCAACATCGCCGCCGACAGCGCGAAACATCGCGGCAGCTACGAAGCCGGCACCGCCGACGAAGGCCTCTACACCCAGCCACGGCGCGCTCGGGCGGCCTTCTTCACTCCAGAATAG
- a CDS encoding SMP-30/gluconolactonase/LRE family protein encodes MTPRPINDVRAEVGESALWDPRAGCLYTVDVWGRALWRHDLASGAAKPLLVPEMAACVVLAEPGVLIGCETHLLAAAPGAWRRIEAPPGHPATHRFNDAVVDPRGRLIIGTMKLSALGAEPSGTLYRLDRGGWEVIDEGLWILNGTAMSPDGRTLYYSDSHPDVRTIWARDYDAESGALGERRVFVDTAGMAGRPDSASTDAEGNYWIAGINGGVVYGFAPDGRLIREIAVPVENPTRVAFAGEELKTMVVTSMRVRLTRPDPDNLAGATFAFDAGVAGWPTHRAILE; translated from the coding sequence GTGACACCGCGCCCGATCAATGATGTCCGCGCCGAGGTGGGCGAAAGCGCCCTTTGGGACCCGCGCGCGGGCTGTCTCTACACCGTCGATGTCTGGGGCAGGGCGCTGTGGCGGCATGACCTGGCAAGCGGTGCGGCGAAGCCATTGCTCGTGCCCGAGATGGCGGCGTGCGTGGTGCTTGCCGAGCCCGGCGTGTTGATCGGTTGCGAGACGCACCTGCTTGCCGCCGCCCCCGGCGCCTGGCGGCGGATCGAGGCGCCGCCGGGGCATCCGGCAACGCACCGGTTCAATGACGCGGTGGTCGATCCCCGGGGCCGGCTGATCATCGGCACGATGAAGCTGAGCGCGCTCGGCGCCGAGCCGAGCGGGACGCTGTATCGCCTCGATCGCGGGGGTTGGGAGGTGATCGACGAGGGGCTGTGGATCCTGAACGGCACGGCGATGTCGCCCGACGGCCGGACGCTCTATTATTCGGACTCGCATCCCGATGTGCGTACCATCTGGGCGCGGGACTATGATGCGGAAAGCGGCGCGCTGGGCGAACGGCGCGTCTTCGTCGATACCGCGGGCATGGCCGGCCGCCCCGACAGCGCCTCGACCGACGCCGAGGGCAATTACTGGATCGCCGGAATCAATGGCGGTGTCGTCTATGGCTTCGCGCCGGACGGGCGGCTGATCCGCGAGATTGCGGTGCCGGTGGAAAATCCGACGCGCGTGGCCTTTGCCGGGGAGGAGCTGAAGACGATGGTCGTCACCTCGATGCGGGTACGGCTGACGCGGCCCGATCCGGACAATCTGGCGGGTGCGACCTTCGCCTTCGATGCGGGTGTGGCCGGCTGGCCGACGCACCGCGCTATTCTGGAGTGA
- a CDS encoding NPCBM/NEW2 domain-containing protein, protein MRVSLVLAAIALAAPAVAGATDPLLPAGRWTANMTGNAMTPPMGWNSWNAFATLVDEEKVMGTAQALVDTGLARLGYRYVNIDDGWWLTRRQSDGRLIIRTRIFPSAATGPDTSFRPLTSRLHAMGLKAGIYTDIGRNSCGQSYDIESPNTPEGSVAEREIGLGDHVEKDIRLFFGEWGFDYVKVDACGIDDNSERARATRGGTFAKYPPLIYRDSLNRTNIPEVKARYAAVRDALVRANPDGDFVYSICAWGSANVRAWGKDYGNVIRTSDDIRPTWARMLHVFDSAAQRPLYAQPGSWNDPDMLFVGHGDFDETHLTEAKSHFSLWAIINAPLLIGYDMRKAPKALLDIWGNADLVAANQDRGGHQGVIAYDSEDVQIIVKTLAGSDRKVVALFNRGIAPADVTLMAEHLKFAPDAPVALRDLWSKARLDPFTGKRVFKVAARETLVFEASGRRALADGMYLSEIPGRVNVAHDGVVRPQTDPTVHRMVNPWEGTASAGTRPLYGGWGGAMADQTPYGQTLAVAGTPLATGIGILANSRLEVKNDGEFRRFAAQVGVDDNTPNIAAPVLFEVYGDGRLLARSKPMRFGDPAAALEANVTGIRIVELIVRQANGRDVPASAAWGAARLLK, encoded by the coding sequence ATGCGGGTATCATTGGTGCTGGCGGCAATCGCGTTGGCCGCTCCAGCGGTGGCGGGGGCGACCGACCCGCTGCTGCCCGCCGGCCGCTGGACGGCAAACATGACCGGAAATGCGATGACGCCGCCGATGGGGTGGAACAGCTGGAACGCGTTCGCGACGCTGGTGGACGAAGAAAAGGTGATGGGAACGGCGCAGGCGCTGGTGGACACTGGTCTGGCCAGACTGGGTTACCGCTATGTCAACATCGACGATGGCTGGTGGCTGACCCGGCGACAGTCCGACGGGCGCCTGATCATCCGCACCAGGATTTTTCCCAGTGCCGCGACCGGTCCCGATACCAGCTTCCGGCCGCTCACCAGCCGCCTCCACGCAATGGGGCTGAAGGCGGGCATCTACACCGATATCGGCCGCAACAGCTGTGGCCAGTCCTATGATATTGAATCGCCGAACACGCCGGAGGGGAGCGTTGCGGAGCGCGAGATCGGGCTGGGCGACCATGTCGAGAAGGATATCCGGCTGTTCTTCGGCGAATGGGGTTTCGACTATGTGAAGGTCGATGCCTGCGGGATCGACGACAACAGCGAGCGGGCGCGCGCGACGCGCGGCGGCACGTTCGCGAAATATCCGCCGCTGATCTATCGCGATTCGCTGAACCGGACCAACATTCCCGAGGTGAAGGCGCGCTATGCCGCCGTGCGCGATGCGCTGGTGCGCGCCAATCCCGACGGTGATTTCGTCTATTCGATCTGCGCCTGGGGTTCGGCCAACGTCCGCGCCTGGGGCAAGGATTATGGCAATGTCATCCGCACCAGCGACGACATCCGGCCGACCTGGGCGCGCATGCTGCACGTGTTCGACAGTGCCGCGCAGCGCCCGCTCTATGCGCAGCCGGGCAGCTGGAACGACCCCGATATGCTGTTCGTGGGCCATGGCGATTTCGACGAGACCCATCTGACCGAGGCGAAATCGCATTTCAGCCTGTGGGCGATCATCAACGCGCCGCTGCTGATCGGCTATGACATGCGCAAGGCGCCCAAGGCCTTGCTCGATATCTGGGGCAATGCCGATCTGGTGGCCGCGAACCAGGACCGCGGCGGGCACCAGGGCGTGATCGCCTATGACAGCGAGGATGTGCAGATCATCGTGAAAACCCTGGCGGGCAGCGATCGCAAGGTGGTGGCGCTGTTCAATCGCGGCATTGCGCCCGCCGATGTGACGCTGATGGCCGAGCATCTGAAGTTCGCGCCCGACGCGCCGGTTGCCCTGCGCGACCTGTGGAGCAAGGCGAGGCTCGATCCGTTCACCGGCAAGCGCGTTTTCAAGGTGGCGGCGCGCGAGACATTGGTGTTCGAGGCGAGCGGCAGGCGCGCGCTGGCCGATGGCATGTATCTGTCGGAGATACCGGGCCGGGTGAATGTCGCCCATGATGGCGTGGTGCGGCCCCAGACCGATCCGACCGTGCACCGCATGGTCAACCCGTGGGAGGGGACGGCGTCCGCCGGCACGCGGCCCCTCTATGGCGGCTGGGGCGGGGCAATGGCGGACCAGACACCCTATGGCCAGACGCTGGCGGTGGCGGGAACGCCCTTGGCAACGGGTATCGGCATTCTCGCCAATTCGCGGCTGGAGGTGAAGAACGACGGCGAGTTTCGGCGTTTCGCGGCGCAGGTGGGGGTGGATGACAATACGCCCAATATCGCGGCGCCCGTCCTGTTCGAAGTCTATGGCGACGGGCGGCTGCTGGCGCGGTCGAAACCGATGAGGTTCGGTGATCCGGCGGCCGCGCTCGAAGCGAACGTCACAGGGATCAGGATTGTGGAGCTGATCGTCCGGCAGGCGAACGGGCGCGATGTGCCCGCAAGCGCAGCCTGGGGCGCGGCGCGGCTGCTCAAGTGA
- a CDS encoding carbon-nitrogen hydrolase family protein, with translation MRLAAAHIASVFMDTAASIAKAVEWIGRAGEQGVDLLVFPEVFLPGFPHWINLYPPLVQAGLNARYHAASIAADGPELAAIAEAARQAKLAVVIGFSERGRSGTCFNSSATIDRDGRIAAIHRKLKPTYAERTVWGEGDGAGLVVPHLSGIGRVSSLICWEHTMNLARQVVAEQGAVIHAAHWPGLSTLAGFDSIADVQIEAMMRNHALTGQCVVVCAAGPVGADLIAFLHRELGEQAMLREGGGWSAIIHPFAATLAGPVTGGGEQMLVAELDVAAAVAEVKMWVDGSGHYGRPDVLRLHFDSRPRQTMQQVELS, from the coding sequence ATGCGCCTGGCCGCCGCCCATATCGCCTCTGTTTTCATGGATACCGCCGCCAGCATTGCCAAGGCTGTCGAGTGGATCGGCCGGGCGGGGGAACAAGGTGTCGACCTGCTGGTGTTTCCGGAGGTTTTCCTTCCCGGCTTTCCGCACTGGATCAACCTTTATCCGCCGCTGGTGCAGGCGGGGTTGAACGCCCGCTACCACGCGGCCTCGATCGCCGCCGACGGCCCCGAACTGGCGGCGATCGCGGAGGCAGCGCGGCAGGCCAAGCTTGCCGTCGTCATCGGCTTCAGCGAGCGCGGCCGCAGCGGCACCTGCTTCAACAGCAGCGCCACCATCGACCGGGACGGGCGGATCGCCGCGATCCACCGCAAGCTGAAACCCACCTATGCCGAGCGCACCGTCTGGGGGGAGGGCGACGGCGCTGGACTGGTCGTGCCGCACCTCTCCGGCATCGGCCGCGTCTCCAGCCTGATCTGCTGGGAGCATACGATGAACCTGGCGCGCCAGGTCGTGGCCGAGCAGGGCGCCGTCATCCATGCGGCGCACTGGCCCGGCCTGTCCACGCTGGCCGGTTTCGACAGCATCGCCGATGTCCAGATCGAAGCGATGATGCGCAATCATGCCCTGACCGGCCAATGTGTCGTGGTGTGCGCCGCCGGCCCGGTGGGAGCTGACCTGATCGCCTTCCTGCACCGCGAGCTGGGCGAGCAGGCGATGCTGCGGGAGGGCGGCGGCTGGAGCGCGATCATCCACCCGTTCGCGGCCACGCTCGCCGGACCGGTGACGGGGGGCGGGGAGCAGATGCTGGTCGCCGAGCTGGACGTGGCGGCCGCGGTGGCCGAGGTGAAGATGTGGGTGGACGGCAGCGGCCACTATGGCCGCCCGGATGTGCTGCGCCTGCATTTCGATTCCCGGCCGCGGCAGACGATGCAGCAGGTCGAGCTGAGTTGA
- a CDS encoding TonB-dependent receptor, whose translation MRHPFLIAGLLATTAMPAPLFAQAAAVAVDEGDIIVTARRQSERLQDVPASVSVLTEATLSRAGVVNAAGIAQLTPGVTIVTNTAEIGDTQINIRGINGARDAESSVALVVDGILKTNTSVLNQMQGDLTQVEVLKGPQGAYYGRNAAAGALAVTTRKPGDMFEARGRVSGGNNATWSGFVSLSGPLSDTVSLLVSGDYRRTDGFFRNTGPIAVAQGATVDQYEGYGFNARLIADLSDRSTLDVKARYSKVKSGSINFNVAFALPNTAAAFGSPAFFENVNDHPFLYQSNIPSAGNQKTFEASAKFDHDLGAAKLTAWALYSDVKQDLIADAAVAAFGFFNSAPECRASVAALTAAGFQLAPPAFLAGTPEASILGAFGPTTCDGTQYQLRNQRDFSAEVRLASTAGGPLDWSVGAYYLNINREVGVSLGYDKGQGILPNLFNGRTSSNPTEQLAHDRFRTDVFALFGSGDYKLAEPLTLSVALRYDRELRRVTNLVDPTARNQYARGGNKPLNVGLDFGPLLPQRAVYEQLQPRVSLSWKASDEVNLYASWGVGFKSGGFNNQGSKATIESAFNAAPINAGLNIDDRFRKERSSAFEAGFKATAFDGRLRLDGAVYHSEIKDLQFFEFYAGPFGILRVVSNIDKARVTGGELEATVQVMPGWSLFASGNVNDGKIVRNTARPGTNGGKLPYTSDYTINLGTDVSLPLSDTLKANFRADYRIVGPTWFSTAQTGQRPTLFKLFLPGNLGTGDYGLTRREAYGTLDLRAGVSGANWSLTAYAANVANRKYLAEVIPAPEFGGSFISPGGRRSFGLEAGFNF comes from the coding sequence ATGCGCCATCCGTTCCTGATTGCCGGCCTTCTCGCCACCACGGCGATGCCGGCCCCGCTGTTCGCGCAGGCGGCGGCCGTCGCCGTCGACGAAGGCGACATCATCGTCACGGCGCGCCGCCAGTCCGAACGACTGCAGGATGTGCCGGCGTCGGTATCGGTCCTGACGGAAGCGACACTCAGCCGCGCCGGCGTGGTGAACGCGGCCGGCATCGCGCAGCTGACACCGGGCGTCACCATCGTGACCAATACCGCCGAGATCGGCGACACGCAGATCAACATCCGCGGCATCAACGGCGCGCGGGACGCCGAAAGCTCGGTGGCGCTGGTGGTCGATGGCATCCTGAAGACCAACACCTCGGTGCTGAACCAGATGCAGGGCGACCTGACCCAGGTGGAAGTGTTGAAGGGGCCGCAGGGCGCCTATTACGGCCGCAACGCGGCGGCGGGCGCGCTGGCGGTGACAACGCGCAAGCCGGGCGACATGTTCGAGGCGCGCGGGCGCGTGTCCGGCGGCAACAATGCCACCTGGTCGGGCTTCGTCTCGCTGTCGGGGCCGCTGTCCGACACCGTCAGCCTACTGGTGTCGGGCGACTACCGCCGCACGGACGGCTTTTTCCGCAACACCGGCCCGATCGCCGTGGCGCAGGGCGCCACCGTGGACCAATATGAAGGCTATGGCTTCAACGCCCGCCTGATCGCCGACCTGTCCGACCGCAGCACGCTGGACGTAAAGGCGCGCTATTCAAAGGTGAAATCCGGTTCGATCAATTTCAATGTCGCCTTCGCGCTGCCCAACACCGCAGCGGCCTTCGGCAGCCCCGCCTTCTTCGAGAATGTCAACGACCACCCCTTCCTCTACCAGTCGAACATTCCCTCCGCCGGCAACCAAAAGACGTTCGAGGCCTCCGCCAAGTTCGACCATGACCTAGGCGCGGCCAAGCTCACCGCCTGGGCGCTCTATTCCGACGTCAAGCAGGACCTGATCGCCGACGCCGCGGTGGCGGCGTTCGGCTTCTTCAACAGCGCCCCCGAATGCCGCGCCAGCGTGGCGGCGCTGACCGCGGCGGGGTTCCAGCTGGCGCCGCCGGCCTTCCTGGCGGGCACGCCGGAAGCCTCGATCCTGGGCGCCTTCGGCCCGACCACCTGCGACGGCACGCAATACCAGCTGCGCAACCAGCGCGATTTCAGTGCCGAGGTGCGGCTGGCCTCCACCGCGGGCGGGCCGCTCGACTGGTCGGTCGGCGCCTATTACCTCAACATCAACCGCGAGGTCGGCGTGTCGCTGGGCTATGACAAGGGTCAGGGCATCCTGCCGAACCTGTTCAACGGGCGCACCTCCTCGAACCCGACCGAGCAGCTGGCGCATGACCGCTTCCGCACCGATGTGTTCGCGCTGTTCGGGTCGGGCGATTACAAGCTGGCCGAGCCGCTGACCCTGTCGGTGGCGCTGCGCTATGACCGGGAACTGCGGCGGGTGACCAACCTGGTCGATCCCACGGCCCGCAACCAATATGCCCGCGGGGGCAACAAGCCGCTGAACGTCGGGCTGGATTTCGGCCCCCTGCTGCCGCAGCGCGCAGTCTATGAACAGTTGCAGCCACGGGTCAGCCTGTCATGGAAAGCCTCGGACGAAGTCAATCTCTACGCCAGCTGGGGCGTCGGCTTCAAATCGGGCGGCTTCAACAACCAGGGCAGCAAGGCGACGATCGAAAGCGCCTTCAACGCGGCGCCGATCAACGCCGGCCTGAACATCGACGACCGCTTCCGCAAGGAACGGTCGAGCGCCTTCGAGGCGGGGTTCAAGGCGACCGCCTTCGACGGCCGGTTGCGGTTGGACGGTGCTGTCTATCACAGCGAGATCAAGGACCTGCAATTCTTCGAATTCTACGCCGGGCCGTTCGGCATCCTGCGCGTTGTATCCAATATCGACAAGGCGCGGGTGACGGGTGGCGAGCTGGAAGCGACCGTTCAGGTGATGCCAGGCTGGAGCCTGTTCGCCTCGGGCAACGTCAACGACGGCAAGATCGTCCGCAACACCGCGCGACCGGGCACCAACGGCGGCAAGCTGCCCTACACGTCCGACTACACCATCAACCTGGGCACCGACGTGTCGCTGCCGCTGTCCGACACGCTGAAGGCGAATTTCCGTGCCGATTACCGCATCGTCGGGCCGACCTGGTTCTCGACCGCGCAGACCGGGCAGCGGCCCACGCTGTTCAAGCTGTTCCTGCCGGGCAATCTTGGCACCGGCGACTATGGCCTGACCCGGCGCGAGGCCTATGGCACGCTCGACCTGCGGGCCGGCGTGTCCGGCGCCAACTGGTCGCTGACCGCCTACGCCGCCAATGTGGCCAACCGCAAATATCTGGCGGAGGTGATTCCGGCGCCGGAGTTCGGTGGCTCCTTCATCTCGCCCGGCGGGCGCCGGTCGTTCGGGCTGGAGGCCGGGTTCAACTTCTGA
- a CDS encoding glutathione S-transferase family protein — protein sequence MKIYGVMLSPFVRKVHVICAEKGLSVESVPVGMGSKDPGFLAASPFRKIPAIDDDGFLLSDSSAIAHYLEAKYPAVPMLPADAEGRARAVQYDEIADTVLVPAFAKLFFNRIVAPRFLKREGDLAAADKAEAEELPPLFDWVETVCTDGWLVGKAFGLADIAMAAPFVNIEMAGCVPDATRWPRLSAWLGRVRGRASFTRLAAVEAAILRS from the coding sequence ATGAAAATCTATGGCGTGATGCTGTCACCGTTCGTGCGCAAGGTGCATGTGATCTGTGCGGAGAAGGGCCTGAGCGTGGAATCCGTGCCGGTAGGCATGGGATCGAAGGATCCCGGATTTCTGGCTGCGAGCCCGTTCCGCAAAATCCCCGCGATCGATGACGATGGGTTTCTGCTGAGCGATTCCAGTGCCATCGCGCATTATCTTGAGGCGAAATATCCGGCGGTGCCGATGCTGCCGGCCGATGCCGAAGGGCGGGCGCGGGCGGTGCAATATGACGAGATCGCCGACACCGTGCTGGTGCCGGCGTTCGCCAAGCTGTTCTTCAACCGGATCGTGGCGCCGCGTTTTTTGAAGCGGGAGGGCGATCTGGCGGCCGCCGACAAGGCCGAGGCCGAGGAGCTGCCGCCGCTGTTCGACTGGGTGGAGACGGTGTGCACGGACGGCTGGCTGGTCGGCAAGGCGTTCGGACTGGCGGATATCGCCATGGCCGCGCCCTTCGTGAACATCGAGATGGCGGGCTGCGTGCCCGACGCCACGCGTTGGCCGCGGCTGAGCGCCTGGCTGGGCCGGGTGCGCGGGCGGGCGAGTTTCACGCGGCTGGCGGCGGTGGAGGCGGCGATCCTCAGAAGTTGA
- a CDS encoding long-chain-fatty-acid--CoA ligase, which produces MSVYQHPVAFDRVFEPLWLPEMLRRTAERQPTKPCIDFLGRVSRYGEIWDAVRRAATGFAAMGVGPGSTVGLFLPNCPHYVIAYFGALMAGARLANFSPLYTVAELRAQVEDSDCDVMVTLDAAALYPTIAKVLETSRLKTLIVGSVAEALPPAKALLYRMFRRRERSKVSWDARHVTWRSLLTHPRMMMPSPLPDPQALALLQYTGGTTGAPKGAMLSHANLSINAQQVDSIDPEPQAEDRILGALPLFHIFANTCIMNRTIVRGGMMVLLPKFEVKAALSAIARTKVTALPGVPTMYRALLDYPEAAKFDLSSLRVCISGGAPMPEPVKTAFVARTGATLVEGYGLTESAGVVSTNPYASGGKAGTIGQPLPGTVVVLVDKDDPTKPAREGEAGELTFRGPPMMSGYWKRDNAGVFVDGRLRTGDLATVDADGFYTIVDRLKDMIIVGGFKVFPSVVEEVLYRHPAVNEALVIGVHDEYLGERPKAFVTLHAGAEASAESLLAFVNANIGKHERLVACEVRDSLPKTMIGKLSRKELVAEEKAKRT; this is translated from the coding sequence ATGAGCGTGTATCAGCATCCGGTGGCGTTCGACCGGGTCTTCGAGCCATTGTGGCTGCCCGAGATGCTGCGGCGGACCGCCGAGCGCCAGCCGACGAAACCCTGCATCGATTTCCTGGGGCGCGTCAGCCGCTATGGCGAGATCTGGGATGCGGTGCGGCGCGCGGCCACCGGGTTCGCGGCGATGGGGGTGGGGCCGGGGAGCACAGTCGGCCTGTTCCTGCCCAACTGCCCGCACTATGTCATCGCCTATTTCGGCGCGCTGATGGCCGGCGCGCGGCTGGCCAATTTCTCGCCGCTGTACACCGTGGCGGAACTGCGGGCGCAGGTGGAGGACAGCGACTGCGACGTGATGGTGACGCTGGACGCGGCGGCGCTGTATCCCACGATAGCGAAGGTGCTGGAGACGAGCCGGCTGAAGACGCTGATCGTCGGTTCGGTCGCCGAGGCCTTGCCGCCGGCGAAGGCGCTGCTCTATCGGATGTTCAGGCGGCGCGAACGGTCGAAGGTGAGCTGGGACGCGCGGCATGTGACCTGGCGCAGCCTGTTGACGCATCCGCGGATGATGATGCCCTCACCACTGCCCGATCCGCAGGCGCTCGCGTTGCTGCAATATACCGGGGGAACGACCGGCGCGCCGAAGGGCGCGATGCTGAGCCATGCCAACCTGAGCATCAACGCGCAGCAGGTCGATTCGATCGATCCGGAGCCGCAGGCCGAGGACCGCATCCTGGGGGCGCTGCCGCTGTTCCACATCTTTGCCAACACCTGCATCATGAACCGCACCATCGTGCGCGGCGGCATGATGGTGCTGCTGCCCAAGTTCGAGGTGAAGGCGGCGCTGTCCGCCATCGCGCGGACGAAGGTGACCGCATTGCCCGGCGTGCCGACCATGTATCGCGCGCTGCTGGATTATCCGGAGGCGGCGAAGTTCGACCTGTCGTCCTTGCGGGTGTGCATCAGCGGCGGGGCGCCGATGCCCGAGCCGGTGAAGACGGCATTCGTGGCGCGGACGGGCGCGACGCTGGTGGAGGGCTATGGCCTGACCGAGAGCGCCGGCGTGGTCTCGACCAACCCCTATGCCAGCGGCGGCAAGGCGGGGACGATCGGCCAGCCGCTGCCAGGCACCGTCGTGGTGCTGGTGGACAAGGATGATCCGACGAAGCCGGCGCGGGAAGGCGAGGCGGGCGAACTGACCTTCCGCGGCCCGCCGATGATGAGCGGATATTGGAAGCGCGACAATGCCGGCGTGTTCGTCGATGGACGGCTGCGGACCGGCGACCTGGCGACGGTGGATGCCGATGGCTTCTACACCATCGTCGACCGGTTGAAGGACATGATCATCGTGGGCGGGTTCAAGGTGTTCCCGAGCGTGGTGGAGGAGGTGCTGTACCGGCATCCGGCGGTGAACGAGGCGCTGGTGATCGGGGTGCATGACGAGTATCTGGGCGAACGGCCGAAGGCGTTCGTGACGCTGCACGCGGGGGCGGAGGCGAGCGCGGAGTCGCTGCTGGCATTCGTGAACGCCAACATCGGCAAGCATGAGCGGCTGGTGGCATGCGAGGTGCGCGACAGCCTGCCCAAGACGATGATCGGCAAGCTTTCGCGCAAGGAACTGGTGGCGGAAGAGAAAGCGAAGCGGACATGA
- a CDS encoding YceI family protein — MKAALLSLLLLASPALASGWAMVPAQSSLGFSSEWNGAVVQGRFARFSTTISFDPAKLSAARVSAVIDLTSASTGDKTVNGSLPGEDWFAVAKAREARFVGTAIVAGARPGAYVARGTLTLRGVAVPVELPFTLSIAGDVATMAGTARLDRRSFRIGMESDAAGTWVAFPVPVTVRIVARRIK; from the coding sequence ATGAAGGCGGCGTTGCTCTCGCTGCTGCTGCTGGCGTCGCCGGCGCTGGCGAGCGGCTGGGCGATGGTGCCGGCGCAGAGCAGCCTGGGGTTCAGCAGCGAGTGGAACGGCGCCGTGGTGCAGGGACGGTTCGCGCGCTTCTCCACCACCATCAGCTTCGATCCGGCGAAACTGTCGGCGGCGAGGGTCAGCGCGGTCATCGACCTGACGTCGGCGAGCACCGGGGACAAGACGGTCAATGGCTCCCTGCCGGGCGAGGACTGGTTCGCGGTGGCGAAGGCCCGGGAGGCGCGGTTCGTCGGCACGGCGATCGTGGCAGGGGCGCGGCCGGGTGCCTATGTGGCGCGGGGCACGCTGACCCTGCGCGGTGTGGCGGTGCCGGTGGAACTGCCCTTTACATTGAGCATCGCGGGCGATGTGGCGACGATGGCGGGAACGGCGCGGCTGGACCGCCGCAGTTTCAGGATCGGCATGGAAAGCGATGCCGCGGGGACATGGGTGGCGTTTCCGGTGCCGGTGACGGTGCGGATTGTCGCGCGCCGGATCAAATAA
- a CDS encoding cytochrome b has translation MSASHDRYSRWSITLHWLIALIIIGNLAGGLLLESLFNARDPATRQLGFTVVQVHKSMGLTVLVLSLVRLAMRLREGFPQLPGHMTATERFLARVTHYGFYALMIGIPLSGWMMVSASPLNFPTIWFGLFEWPHLPTGTSKVLAERAGAAHQWLAYGAIVLLLLHVAGALKHHFMDRDDVLARMLPFVRRRA, from the coding sequence ATGAGCGCGTCGCATGACCGCTACAGCCGGTGGAGCATCACGCTCCACTGGCTGATCGCGCTGATCATCATCGGCAATCTGGCGGGTGGCCTGTTGCTGGAGAGCCTGTTCAACGCCAGGGACCCTGCGACGCGGCAGCTGGGATTCACGGTGGTGCAGGTGCACAAGAGCATGGGCCTGACTGTGCTGGTGCTGAGCCTGGTGCGGCTGGCGATGCGGCTGCGGGAGGGTTTTCCGCAACTGCCGGGGCACATGACCGCTACCGAACGCTTTCTGGCGCGGGTGACGCATTATGGATTTTATGCGCTGATGATCGGCATTCCGCTGTCGGGCTGGATGATGGTGTCGGCGAGCCCGCTGAATTTTCCGACGATCTGGTTCGGGCTGTTCGAATGGCCGCACCTGCCGACGGGGACGAGCAAGGTGCTGGCGGAGCGCGCGGGCGCGGCGCATCAGTGGCTGGCCTATGGCGCGATCGTGCTGCTGCTGCTGCATGTCGCCGGCGCGCTGAAGCATCATTTCATGGACCGCGACGATGTGCTGGCACGGATGCTGCCCTTCGTGCGGCGGCGCGCATGA